In the genome of Armatimonadota bacterium, one region contains:
- the rpmE gene encoding 50S ribosomal protein L31 produces MKQGIHPNYHEARVTCACGETFLTGSTKKAIRVEICSKCHPFYTGQRRFVDAEGRVQKFARKYGLKVQ; encoded by the coding sequence ATGAAGCAGGGTATCCACCCCAACTACCATGAGGCGCGCGTTACCTGCGCCTGCGGCGAAACGTTCTTGACCGGATCCACCAAGAAGGCGATCCGCGTCGAGATCTGCTCGAAGTGCCACCCCTTCTACACCGGCCAACGCAGGTTCGTTGATGCCGAGGGCAGGGTCCAGAAGTTCGCCCGCAAGTACGGCCTGAAGGTCCAGTAG
- a CDS encoding LysM peptidoglycan-binding domain-containing protein — protein sequence MPTPATVIVLLGIFVAVAPAIGVTDTHRSSAQAVVVPASAEEGLRQITAARPSSRAVRQIVAAQAAVKTSGPDPAPLAYTVQAGDTLWTIAQRYAVTVETLAGANRIALTAILPLGKSLEIPSASAPAPASQTATRTPARPERSAVHVVRSGETLWEIAGRYGARVEDLMAMNDLGDSDWIRPGQRIVVSAGALPRHRQVELRSRTRPGTSEPVMADVSVLRSGGAFIWPARGTLTSRFGWRYRRHHEGIDLASPRGTPIYAARDGVVEFSGWKGGYGRVVFLAHGGGVVTVYGHASKLHVQPGQPVKKGQLIARVGCTGRCTGSHLHFEVRVNGRAVNPLSYLR from the coding sequence TTGCCTACACCCGCCACAGTAATCGTGCTCCTCGGGATCTTCGTGGCGGTTGCTCCCGCGATCGGGGTTACGGACACCCATCGCTCCAGCGCCCAGGCCGTTGTGGTTCCGGCTTCCGCGGAAGAAGGCCTCCGGCAGATCACGGCCGCGCGGCCATCGTCGCGTGCCGTTCGGCAGATCGTCGCGGCGCAGGCGGCCGTGAAGACATCCGGGCCTGATCCGGCGCCCCTCGCCTACACGGTGCAGGCCGGGGATACCCTCTGGACGATCGCACAGCGGTACGCCGTGACGGTCGAGACTCTGGCCGGGGCCAACCGCATTGCCCTGACCGCGATCCTGCCGCTCGGCAAGTCCCTTGAGATCCCGTCGGCGTCCGCGCCGGCTCCTGCCTCCCAGACCGCAACCCGTACCCCCGCGCGTCCCGAGCGGTCCGCGGTGCACGTGGTGCGGAGCGGTGAGACCCTGTGGGAGATCGCAGGGCGGTACGGGGCGCGGGTCGAGGACCTCATGGCCATGAACGATCTGGGCGACTCCGACTGGATCAGGCCGGGCCAGCGGATCGTTGTTTCGGCAGGGGCACTGCCCCGGCACCGCCAGGTAGAACTGCGGTCGCGGACCCGGCCGGGTACGTCCGAGCCGGTGATGGCAGACGTCTCGGTACTGCGCTCAGGCGGGGCCTTTATATGGCCGGCACGCGGCACACTGACCTCGCGGTTCGGCTGGCGGTACCGCCGTCACCACGAGGGCATTGACCTGGCCTCGCCGCGCGGCACGCCGATCTACGCGGCGCGCGACGGCGTCGTGGAGTTCTCCGGGTGGAAGGGCGGCTACGGCAGGGTGGTGTTTCTCGCCCACGGCGGCGGGGTCGTGACCGTGTACGGCCACGCATCGAAGCTTCATGTCCAGCCCGGGCAGCCCGTCAAGAAGGGCCAGTTGATCGCCCGTGTTGGCTGCACCGGCCGTTGTACAGGGTCGCACCTGCACTTCGAGGTTCGCGTCAACGGCCGCGCCGTCAATCCTCTCAGCTACCTTCGCTGA
- a CDS encoding transcription termination factor Rho translates to MPIAELEAKTLADLQDMARDLNIANYRRYRKQELIMRVLQKQTEDAGLLIRAGILEIMPEGYGFLRTSGYLPGGEDIYVSPSQIKRFGLRVGDEVLGQVRPPKDNEKYFALLRVEAVNGLDPEQARSRPSFEQLTPVFPLERIRLELLESDLTVRVVDLFSPIGKGQRGMIVSPPKAGKTTLLKKIGQSIVANHSEIYLMVLLLDERPEEVTDMRRSVEAEVVASTFDRAPEEHIQVADLVLERAKRIVEGGRDVVILLDSLTRFSRANNLVIPPSGRTLSGGLDPAALHRPKRFFGAARKIEEGGSLTIIATALVDTGSRMDDVIYEEFKGTGNMELHLNRKLQERRTFPAIDIKMSGTRREELLLTDEELRKVWVLRKSLEQLDTVAVTELILDRLRKTSNNAGFLRSIVKSSEDNGP, encoded by the coding sequence GTGCCGATAGCCGAACTCGAAGCCAAGACCCTCGCGGACCTTCAGGATATGGCCCGCGATCTCAACATAGCCAACTACCGGCGCTACCGGAAGCAGGAGCTGATAATGCGCGTGCTTCAGAAGCAGACCGAAGATGCGGGCCTGCTGATTCGCGCCGGGATCCTGGAGATCATGCCGGAGGGCTACGGCTTTCTGCGGACCAGCGGCTACCTGCCCGGGGGCGAGGACATCTACGTGTCACCCTCGCAGATCAAGCGGTTTGGGCTGCGCGTGGGCGACGAGGTCCTGGGTCAGGTCCGGCCGCCGAAGGACAACGAGAAGTACTTCGCGCTCCTGCGCGTGGAGGCGGTGAACGGCCTCGACCCTGAGCAGGCGCGCTCGCGTCCGTCGTTCGAGCAACTGACGCCGGTCTTCCCGCTGGAGCGGATACGGCTGGAGTTGCTCGAGTCCGACCTGACGGTGCGGGTGGTGGACCTGTTCTCGCCCATCGGCAAGGGGCAGCGCGGCATGATCGTCTCGCCGCCCAAGGCCGGGAAGACCACCCTGCTCAAGAAGATCGGGCAGTCCATCGTGGCGAACCACAGCGAGATCTACCTCATGGTGCTGCTGCTCGACGAGCGCCCCGAAGAGGTCACCGACATGCGGCGCTCCGTGGAGGCCGAGGTCGTGGCCAGCACCTTCGACCGGGCGCCCGAGGAGCACATCCAGGTGGCCGACCTGGTCCTGGAGCGCGCCAAGCGGATCGTGGAAGGAGGCCGGGACGTCGTGATCCTGCTCGACAGCCTGACCCGGTTCTCCCGCGCGAACAACCTGGTCATTCCGCCGTCGGGCCGCACGCTTTCGGGCGGACTCGACCCCGCGGCCCTGCACCGGCCCAAACGGTTCTTCGGCGCCGCTCGCAAGATCGAGGAAGGCGGCAGCCTGACCATCATCGCAACCGCCCTGGTGGACACCGGCAGCCGGATGGACGATGTGATCTACGAGGAGTTCAAGGGCACGGGCAACATGGAGCTGCACCTCAACCGGAAGCTCCAGGAGCGGCGCACCTTCCCGGCGATAGACATCAAGATGTCGGGTACGCGGCGCGAGGAGCTCCTGCTGACCGACGAGGAGCTGCGCAAGGTCTGGGTGCTGCGCAAGAGCCTGGAGCAGCTCGATACCGTGGCGGTGACCGAACTCATCCTTGACCGGCTGCGCAAGACCTCGAACAACGCGGGCTTCCTCAGGTCCATAGTCAAGAGTTCAGAAGACAACGGGCCGTAG
- the fsa gene encoding fructose-6-phosphate aldolase — MEFFVDTASIEEIRAAQSWGILDGVTTNPTHVAKEGREHKDLILEICSICPGPVSVETTATDADGMIREGEEFATWAPNVVVKVPITPEGVRALRALRAKGIRCNVTLVFSLAQALIAAKAGGTYVSPFVGRLDDAGADGMELVRDICDAYRNYGFETKVLAASLRHPVHVIQSALAGCHVATMPFRVMEQLFNHPMTDIGLEKFMADARRLQVELQARRTPRG; from the coding sequence ATGGAGTTCTTCGTCGACACCGCCAGCATAGAGGAGATCCGTGCCGCGCAGTCGTGGGGCATCCTCGACGGGGTCACCACGAACCCCACCCACGTTGCCAAGGAAGGCCGCGAGCACAAGGACCTGATCCTGGAGATCTGTTCGATCTGCCCTGGCCCGGTGAGCGTCGAGACGACGGCAACCGACGCCGATGGGATGATTCGGGAGGGTGAGGAGTTCGCCACCTGGGCTCCCAATGTGGTCGTGAAGGTCCCGATCACGCCCGAGGGCGTTCGGGCACTGCGTGCGCTGCGCGCCAAGGGCATTCGGTGCAACGTCACGCTCGTGTTCTCACTGGCCCAGGCGCTTATAGCCGCGAAAGCCGGCGGGACCTACGTAAGCCCGTTCGTCGGGCGCCTGGACGACGCGGGCGCCGACGGCATGGAGCTCGTGCGCGACATCTGCGACGCGTACCGGAACTACGGGTTCGAGACGAAGGTGTTGGCGGCGAGTCTCCGGCACCCGGTTCACGTGATCCAGTCCGCGCTGGCCGGCTGCCACGTGGCCACGATGCCGTTTAGGGTCATGGAGCAGCTCTTCAACCACCCGATGACCGACATCGGGCTCGAGAAGTTCATGGCGGACGCCCGCCGGCTTCAGGTAGAACTCCAGGCCCGGCGCACCCCGCGCGGCTGA
- a CDS encoding arginine--tRNA ligase, which yields MLWPGWPRTCRPRPGRPGRACWASSRRRPWRLRPARRYPARDRWYSKAMFRDALRQEIRDAITRAMESGAIPSGDVPSFDVEVPRDRRHGDYATNAALLLAKQSGGVPREIAQRLIEAYAPPPDRIERLDVAGPGFVNLTVAWPWKRDMVATICRLGDGYGLQTIGAGRRVNVEFVSANPTGPLHVGAGRNAVIGDVLASLLGALGFSISREYYMNDAGQKVHNLARSVEARYLNMLGQTTPFPEEGYPGEYVKDLAGRIVADDGDRWLRASQDERLDHIRDVSVTAVVAEIREVLERFGVRFDTWFSERGLIRSGAVDRALAELRARGYIYDADGKTWFRSTSFGDDKDRVIVKPTGEWTYFGSDIAYHLDKLARGFDLMINVWAIDHIGDVARVKGGLAALGVSPEALEILIYQHVRLKNAGESLRMSKSSGEFVTLRELIDAVGVDAARYFFAMASPAVPMDFDVALALQHSQDNPVYYVQYAHARIAGILREAAGKAKGMGACSSLDLSLERLADEREAALIHALGELPEVIRLAGTRREPHRLCSYAREVAEAFHLFYTHCRVLTDDPDLTAARLALVEATRIVLRRTLGLLGVSAPDSM from the coding sequence ATGCTGTGGCCGGGCTGGCCACGAACGTGCCGGCCGCGACCGGGGCGGCCGGGCCGCGCGTGCTGGGCAAGTTCACGCCGGCGCCCCTGGCGTCTGCGCCCTGCGCGCCGGTATCCCGCACGGGATAGGTGGTATAGTAAGGCGATGTTTCGCGATGCCCTGAGACAGGAGATCCGGGACGCCATCACCAGGGCCATGGAATCCGGCGCGATTCCCTCGGGTGATGTGCCGTCGTTCGACGTGGAGGTCCCCAGGGATCGCCGGCACGGCGACTATGCGACCAACGCCGCTTTGCTGCTTGCCAAGCAGTCCGGCGGAGTGCCGCGCGAGATCGCACAACGCCTGATAGAGGCGTATGCGCCTCCACCTGATCGCATCGAGCGCCTCGATGTCGCCGGCCCCGGGTTTGTCAACCTGACCGTTGCCTGGCCCTGGAAGCGCGACATGGTTGCGACGATCTGCCGGCTCGGGGACGGCTACGGCCTGCAGACTATCGGCGCGGGTCGGCGCGTGAACGTTGAGTTCGTCAGCGCCAACCCCACGGGCCCGCTCCACGTCGGCGCCGGCCGCAACGCGGTCATAGGCGACGTGCTGGCCAGCCTGTTGGGGGCTCTCGGATTCTCGATCTCGCGCGAGTACTACATGAACGATGCCGGCCAGAAGGTACACAACCTGGCGCGCTCGGTTGAGGCCCGCTATCTGAACATGCTCGGGCAGACCACGCCGTTCCCCGAGGAGGGCTATCCTGGCGAGTACGTCAAGGACCTGGCAGGCCGGATCGTCGCGGACGACGGTGACAGATGGCTGCGGGCCTCCCAGGACGAGCGCCTCGACCACATCCGGGACGTGAGCGTGACTGCGGTCGTCGCGGAGATCAGAGAGGTGCTCGAGCGCTTTGGTGTGAGGTTTGATACATGGTTCAGCGAGCGCGGGCTGATCCGCTCAGGGGCCGTGGACCGGGCGCTCGCCGAGCTTCGGGCTCGCGGCTACATCTACGATGCCGATGGCAAGACCTGGTTTCGCTCGACCAGTTTTGGCGACGACAAGGACCGGGTGATCGTGAAACCCACGGGCGAGTGGACCTACTTCGGCAGCGACATTGCCTACCATCTCGACAAGCTGGCGCGCGGCTTCGACCTGATGATAAACGTCTGGGCCATTGACCACATCGGCGACGTGGCCCGCGTCAAGGGCGGGCTGGCCGCCCTGGGCGTCTCGCCCGAGGCCCTGGAGATCCTGATCTACCAGCACGTGCGGTTGAAGAACGCGGGTGAGTCCCTGCGCATGTCCAAGAGCAGCGGCGAGTTCGTGACCCTGCGGGAACTGATTGACGCGGTGGGTGTGGACGCTGCCCGGTACTTCTTCGCGATGGCCTCGCCCGCGGTTCCCATGGACTTCGACGTCGCGCTTGCGCTGCAGCACTCGCAGGACAACCCCGTGTACTATGTGCAGTACGCCCATGCGCGCATCGCCGGCATCCTGCGCGAGGCGGCCGGGAAGGCAAAGGGCATGGGCGCCTGCTCATCCCTGGACCTCTCGCTGGAGCGCCTGGCCGACGAACGCGAGGCCGCCCTGATCCACGCCCTGGGCGAACTCCCCGAGGTCATCCGGCTGGCGGGCACTCGGCGCGAGCCCCACCGTCTCTGCTCCTACGCCCGCGAGGTCGCAGAGGCCTTCCATCTCTTCTACACACACTGCCGCGTCCTCACCGATGATCCAGATCTGACCGCCGCCCGGCTGGCCCTGGTCGAGGCAACCCGGATCGTGCTGCGGCGCACTCTGGGGCTGCTGGGGGTTTCAGCTCCCGACAGCATGTGA
- a CDS encoding anhydro-N-acetylmuramic acid kinase produces the protein MREAADLARRDPKRVVGLISGTSADGIDAALVEINGAGLEARLRLVAGLTKPFSDADRDELFSMFNPATASVDRLCRFNFRLGSLFADAALAVISQAGLRPAEVDLIGSHGQTVWHIPAPDGATLQVGEAAVIAERTGLPVVADFRVADIAAGGHGAPLVPYFDLVVFRHPARTRAVQNIGGIGNVTYLPAGCGPGDALAFDTGPGNMLIDGLVQLITGGAQAYDHGGAMASRGRVHEGWLDELLGDPFLRLSPPKTTGREVYGKPFAAELVEQALRRGLGPEDTVATVSALTADSIVWAYREFLIPRSGLDEVVLGGGGSYNDFLRGRIASGLGLPVYRCEEFGIDGKLKEAMAFALLASDAVAGLATNVPAATGAAGPRVLGKFTPAPLASAPCAPVSRTG, from the coding sequence ATGCGTGAAGCGGCTGACCTGGCGCGCCGGGATCCGAAGCGCGTCGTGGGCCTGATCTCCGGCACCTCGGCCGACGGGATTGACGCCGCTCTCGTCGAGATCAACGGCGCCGGGTTGGAGGCACGGTTACGGCTGGTCGCCGGCCTGACGAAGCCCTTCTCCGACGCGGATCGCGACGAGCTGTTCTCCATGTTCAATCCAGCGACCGCCTCGGTGGATCGCCTGTGCCGGTTCAACTTCCGGCTGGGCTCTCTCTTCGCGGACGCTGCACTGGCGGTGATCTCCCAGGCCGGACTGCGTCCGGCAGAGGTGGACCTGATCGGCTCGCACGGCCAGACTGTCTGGCATATCCCTGCCCCGGACGGCGCGACGCTGCAGGTGGGGGAAGCGGCGGTGATCGCGGAGCGCACCGGCCTGCCGGTTGTGGCCGACTTCCGGGTGGCCGACATCGCCGCCGGCGGGCACGGCGCGCCGCTGGTGCCGTACTTCGACCTGGTCGTGTTCCGGCATCCCGCGCGCACGCGTGCGGTGCAGAACATTGGAGGTATCGGCAACGTCACCTATCTGCCGGCCGGATGCGGTCCAGGCGACGCCCTGGCGTTCGACACCGGCCCCGGCAACATGCTGATTGACGGCTTGGTGCAGCTCATCACCGGCGGTGCCCAGGCATACGACCACGGGGGCGCTATGGCCTCCCGGGGAAGGGTGCACGAGGGCTGGCTGGACGAGCTGTTGGGCGATCCTTTCCTCCGGCTCTCACCTCCCAAGACCACGGGGCGGGAGGTCTACGGCAAGCCGTTTGCCGCCGAACTCGTTGAGCAGGCGCTCCGCCGCGGGCTCGGCCCAGAGGATACCGTGGCAACGGTCTCGGCGCTTACAGCGGATTCGATCGTGTGGGCCTACCGCGAGTTCCTGATTCCCCGATCCGGGTTGGACGAGGTGGTGCTGGGAGGCGGCGGATCCTACAACGACTTCCTGCGCGGCCGCATCGCCTCCGGCCTGGGCCTTCCGGTCTACCGTTGCGAGGAGTTCGGGATAGACGGCAAACTGAAGGAGGCGATGGCGTTCGCGCTGCTGGCCTCGGATGCTGTGGCCGGGCTGGCCACGAACGTGCCGGCCGCGACCGGGGCGGCCGGGCCGCGCGTGCTGGGCAAGTTCACGCCGGCGCCCCTGGCGTCTGCGCCCTGCGCGCCGGTATCCCGCACGGGATAG
- the murQ gene encoding N-acetylmuramic acid 6-phosphate etherase, translating into MVPPDQRSQVNYWELETEQRNPRTMELDRLSTEEILRAINLEDRAVPDAVAAEIPNISRAVEAMVRSLRSGGRVVYIGAGTSGRIGLLDALEWPPTFGVEPEVVPVIIAGGVQATIGSAGPSEDDGASGASELARLDAGPNDAVVAIAASGVTPFVLGAVGEAIRRGCTVVGLCNAPGSPLARLADIPIAPATGPEVLTGSTRMKAGTAQKMVLNMLSTTVMVRLGKVYSNLMVDMSPSNNKLAARAQRMVAQATGLDSEAAGRLLDQAGGSAKVAIVMALAAVERGEAERLLDRAGGFVREAIEAAGEGTSREGAGDA; encoded by the coding sequence ATGGTACCGCCTGATCAACGGTCCCAGGTGAACTACTGGGAACTGGAGACGGAGCAGCGCAATCCCAGGACCATGGAGCTGGACCGCCTCTCCACCGAGGAGATACTGCGCGCCATCAACCTGGAGGATCGCGCCGTCCCTGATGCCGTGGCCGCGGAGATCCCCAACATCTCCAGGGCGGTGGAGGCCATGGTTCGGTCCTTGCGTTCTGGGGGACGCGTCGTCTACATCGGCGCAGGCACCAGCGGGAGGATAGGCCTGCTCGACGCGCTGGAGTGGCCGCCCACCTTCGGGGTCGAGCCGGAGGTCGTTCCGGTCATCATCGCCGGGGGCGTGCAGGCCACGATAGGTTCTGCGGGGCCCTCCGAGGACGACGGCGCTTCGGGCGCTTCGGAGCTCGCGCGACTGGACGCGGGGCCCAACGACGCGGTTGTGGCGATCGCCGCGAGCGGCGTGACGCCATTCGTGCTCGGCGCCGTCGGAGAGGCCATCAGGCGCGGCTGCACCGTGGTCGGCCTGTGCAACGCTCCCGGCTCGCCGCTGGCCCGGTTGGCGGACATCCCTATTGCTCCGGCGACAGGGCCCGAGGTTCTGACCGGCTCGACGCGCATGAAGGCCGGAACGGCTCAGAAGATGGTGCTGAACATGCTCAGCACCACGGTCATGGTGCGGCTGGGCAAGGTGTACTCGAACCTGATGGTGGACATGTCCCCCAGCAACAACAAGCTGGCCGCCCGCGCGCAGCGCATGGTGGCGCAGGCGACCGGATTGGATTCCGAAGCCGCCGGCCGGCTGCTGGACCAGGCCGGCGGCAGTGCCAAGGTGGCGATCGTCATGGCGTTGGCCGCGGTGGAGCGCGGGGAGGCCGAGCGGCTGCTGGATCGCGCGGGCGGGTTTGTCCGGGAGGCGATCGAGGCCGCAGGCGAGGGGACGAGCCGAGAGGGGGCAGGTGATGCGTGA
- a CDS encoding beta-lactamase family protein, translated as MTAVRVREAVRALVAEGLRDGVFPGAVVAVVRGSALLLHEAFGDAQVVPRRRPMLVGTVFDLASLTKPLATATAVLQLWERGAVDLDAPVAAYLPRFARGGKEGATVRHLLAHTSGLPAWEMLYLPRRSGGGVERAGACRSIEGAVERICATPALAPPGSRMEYSDLGFIVLGYLVERLSGMPLDAHARAHIFGPLGLGTMRFAPLLAWRTRCAATEVGNDFERTKAREQGLGRAFAWRTYLLRGEVHDGNAWHLGRGVAGHAGLFATAGEVARFGAAMLRGGALDGARVLRAATVAEATRDQTREPGPGRRGLGWSLQGGPSAGARASTQAFCHTGFTGTSLLVDPARDLVVVLLTNRVHPAAQREDIQVFRPAFHDAVIEALDG; from the coding sequence ATGACGGCCGTGCGCGTGCGCGAAGCGGTGAGGGCGCTCGTGGCAGAGGGGCTGCGGGACGGTGTCTTCCCAGGAGCGGTTGTCGCGGTCGTGAGAGGGAGCGCCCTGCTGCTGCACGAGGCGTTTGGCGACGCGCAGGTAGTGCCCAGGCGACGCCCGATGTTGGTGGGGACGGTGTTCGACCTGGCCAGTTTGACCAAGCCGCTGGCCACGGCGACCGCCGTGCTCCAGCTCTGGGAGCGAGGCGCCGTTGATCTCGATGCCCCGGTCGCGGCATACCTGCCTCGCTTCGCCCGGGGAGGGAAGGAAGGGGCTACGGTGCGCCACCTGCTGGCGCACACTTCGGGGCTCCCTGCTTGGGAGATGCTCTACCTCCCGCGTCGTTCGGGGGGAGGAGTAGAGCGCGCGGGCGCCTGCCGATCCATAGAAGGAGCGGTGGAGCGCATCTGCGCCACGCCCGCCCTGGCGCCGCCCGGGTCGCGGATGGAGTACAGCGATCTGGGGTTCATCGTGCTGGGGTATCTGGTGGAGCGCCTATCCGGGATGCCCCTCGACGCCCATGCGCGTGCGCACATCTTCGGGCCACTGGGACTTGGTACGATGCGGTTCGCACCGCTGCTGGCATGGCGGACGCGCTGCGCCGCCACCGAGGTCGGAAACGACTTTGAGCGGACGAAGGCCCGCGAGCAGGGACTGGGCCGCGCTTTCGCCTGGCGAACCTACCTGCTGCGAGGCGAGGTGCACGACGGCAACGCCTGGCACCTGGGGCGCGGGGTGGCGGGTCACGCCGGGCTGTTCGCCACCGCCGGGGAAGTTGCGCGGTTCGGCGCGGCCATGCTGCGCGGTGGAGCATTGGACGGCGCGCGCGTCCTGCGTGCGGCGACCGTTGCGGAGGCCACGCGGGACCAGACGCGGGAACCGGGGCCGGGGCGAAGAGGGCTCGGGTGGAGCCTGCAGGGAGGGCCCTCTGCCGGCGCGCGCGCTTCGACGCAGGCGTTCTGCCACACCGGTTTCACAGGGACCTCGTTGCTGGTGGATCCGGCGCGCGACCTTGTGGTAGTGCTGTTGACCAACCGGGTGCATCCTGCCGCGCAGCGGGAGGACATTCAGGTCTTCCGCCCGGCGTTCCACGACGCGGTGATCGAGGCCCTCGATGGCTGA
- a CDS encoding ABC transporter permease, with protein MDKAPAAAGPRLGTGWRWWTRRFLRNRVAPIGFVIIFASVGIAATAPAIVPHDVRVMTPADALSPPGGRYLFGTDEFGRDVFSRVLMGSRVSLVVAFLSVLTAVAMGTSVGLAAGYYGGWWDSVSMRVMDIVFAFPAILLAIAIMAVLGTSLFNLVVAIGIVYTPQFARVARAAALSVRSLEFIDAARALGMGNARIVGRHVIPNVMAPMIVQISLSLSLAILSESALSFLGLGTRPPTPSWGNMLSDGRQLLELAPWNAVFPGLAIMIVVLGFNLLGDGLRDLLDPRLR; from the coding sequence ATGGATAAGGCGCCGGCGGCCGCGGGGCCGCGCCTGGGCACCGGCTGGCGGTGGTGGACGCGCCGGTTCCTGCGCAACCGCGTCGCGCCGATCGGTTTCGTCATCATCTTTGCCAGCGTTGGGATCGCGGCGACGGCACCGGCAATCGTGCCCCACGATGTCCGGGTCATGACCCCCGCGGACGCGCTCTCTCCGCCGGGCGGCCGTTACCTCTTCGGCACCGATGAGTTCGGCCGCGACGTGTTCAGCCGCGTGCTGATGGGCTCGCGCGTTTCCCTGGTGGTCGCCTTTCTATCCGTGCTGACGGCCGTGGCCATGGGGACCTCGGTCGGTCTGGCCGCGGGATATTACGGTGGGTGGTGGGACTCGGTCTCGATGCGGGTCATGGACATCGTCTTCGCGTTCCCGGCCATCCTCCTGGCCATCGCGATCATGGCCGTGCTGGGCACCAGCCTGTTCAACCTGGTAGTCGCCATCGGGATAGTCTACACGCCCCAGTTCGCGCGCGTGGCAAGGGCCGCGGCGTTAAGCGTGCGCTCCCTGGAGTTCATTGACGCCGCCAGGGCGCTGGGGATGGGCAACGCGCGCATCGTTGGGAGGCACGTCATCCCCAATGTGATGGCCCCGATGATCGTGCAGATCTCGCTGAGTCTGTCACTGGCCATCCTCTCGGAGTCGGCGCTCAGTTTCCTGGGGCTCGGCACGCGGCCGCCTACACCCTCGTGGGGCAACATGCTCAGCGACGGCCGCCAGTTGCTCGAGCTGGCTCCGTGGAACGCCGTCTTTCCAGGGCTGGCCATCATGATCGTTGTGCTCGGGTTCAACCTGTTGGGCGACGGCCTGCGCGATCTGCTCGACCCGAGGCTGCGATGA
- a CDS encoding ABC transporter permease yields the protein MQRYLATRLLALIPVLLGILAVVFLLIRLIPGDAVQLFLGTQVEMTPEQMAELRRFFGVDKPIWAQFVDYLGRILRGDFGVSLRTSRPVLPDIMARLPLSFQLAMFALAIALAIAVPLGILSAVTRNSTFDVLTRIGGLLGLSMPNFWLGAMLILVFSRYLHVSLGQYVPLSQNPLGTLESLYLPAISLGVAIAAILMRYIRSSLLEVLGQDFVRTARGKGLRASVVMLRHALPNAMIPVITVVGFQMGYLLGGTVVIEEIFALPGMGRLVLQAIFQRDYPVVQGVVLTIALLFVVTNLVVDLLYAWIDPRIRYG from the coding sequence ATGCAAAGGTATCTGGCCACGCGCCTGCTGGCGCTGATTCCCGTACTTCTCGGCATCCTTGCCGTCGTCTTCCTGCTGATCCGGCTGATACCGGGAGATGCCGTTCAGCTCTTCCTGGGAACCCAGGTGGAGATGACGCCCGAGCAGATGGCCGAGCTGCGCCGGTTCTTTGGGGTGGACAAGCCGATCTGGGCGCAGTTTGTTGACTACCTGGGGCGGATTCTCCGCGGGGATTTCGGCGTTTCGCTGCGGACGTCGCGACCGGTGCTTCCCGACATCATGGCCCGCCTGCCGCTCTCGTTTCAGCTCGCCATGTTCGCGCTGGCCATCGCGCTGGCTATTGCGGTGCCGCTCGGCATCCTCTCGGCGGTTACGCGCAACTCTACGTTCGACGTGCTGACGCGCATCGGCGGGCTGCTGGGTCTCTCGATGCCCAACTTCTGGCTCGGCGCGATGCTGATTCTCGTCTTCTCCCGATACCTGCACGTTTCGCTCGGCCAGTACGTCCCATTGAGTCAGAACCCGCTCGGCACACTGGAGAGTCTCTACCTGCCGGCCATTTCCCTGGGGGTGGCGATCGCGGCCATTCTGATGCGGTACATCCGCTCGTCACTGCTCGAGGTACTGGGGCAGGACTTCGTCCGGACCGCTCGGGGAAAGGGGCTGCGGGCATCGGTCGTGATGCTCCGCCACGCCCTGCCGAACGCGATGATCCCGGTCATTACGGTTGTGGGGTTCCAGATGGGCTACCTGCTGGGCGGCACCGTCGTGATCGAGGAGATCTTCGCCCTCCCGGGGATGGGCCGCCTTGTGCTGCAGGCGATCTTCCAGCGCGACTATCCGGTGGTGCAGGGGGTTGTGCTGACCATTGCCCTGCTCTTCGTTGTCACCAACCTGGTGGTGGATCTGCTCTATGCCTGGATCGATCCACGCATCCGATATGGATAA